One segment of Polaribacter huanghezhanensis DNA contains the following:
- a CDS encoding four helix bundle protein, with protein MKEQLLLRTKTFAHNTVDLALELPNTYLGNHIKGQLIRCSTSVAANYRAACLGQSKKAFVAKLSIVIEEADESIFWIEFLVKRQFLTKERANISLSEAKELTSIFVASRKTIYNQINNN; from the coding sequence ATGAAAGAACAGTTGTTACTAAGAACTAAAACTTTTGCTCACAACACAGTAGATTTAGCTCTAGAACTGCCAAATACTTATTTAGGAAATCATATTAAAGGTCAATTAATTAGATGTAGTACTTCTGTTGCTGCAAATTATAGAGCTGCTTGTTTAGGGCAATCAAAAAAGGCTTTTGTAGCCAAACTAAGCATTGTTATCGAAGAAGCAGATGAAAGTATTTTTTGGATTGAGTTTTTAGTCAAAAGACAATTTCTAACAAAAGAAAGAGCTAACATATCACTCTCTGAAGCCAAAGAATTAACATCAATTTTTGTTGCCTCAAGAAAAACAATTTACAATCAAATAAATAATAATTAA
- the speB gene encoding agmatinase, producing the protein MKTSKTYAGIHENYSKIEQSKIVLIPVPYDGTSTWQKGADKGPEAFLNASENMELYDIETDSEVYKEGIFLADAITENSSPEAMVNAVHQTTKEYINKNKFVTLFGGEHSISIGTIRAFNECFDNLSVLHIDAHADLRKEYEGSSCNHACAVYEANQTTNLVQVGIRSMDISEKRVMNLDKVFFAHDMVVNEDWMDDVIDQLTSNVFITFDLDALDASLMPSTGTPEPGGLFYYETLEFLKKVFEEKNVVGFDMVELCPNENEKSSDFLAAKLYYKMLSYKFMSNDDTYDTDDSVNSDNPFSKLSKFKNDNDNDF; encoded by the coding sequence ATGAAAACTAGTAAAACATACGCAGGAATTCATGAAAACTATTCAAAAATAGAACAATCAAAAATTGTTTTAATTCCAGTTCCTTATGATGGAACAAGTACATGGCAAAAAGGGGCTGATAAAGGACCAGAAGCGTTTTTAAATGCTTCAGAAAACATGGAATTGTATGATATCGAAACCGATTCTGAAGTATACAAAGAAGGTATTTTCTTAGCAGATGCAATTACCGAAAATTCATCGCCAGAGGCGATGGTAAATGCAGTGCATCAAACAACGAAAGAGTACATTAATAAAAATAAATTTGTAACACTTTTTGGTGGAGAACATTCAATTTCTATTGGTACAATAAGAGCATTTAATGAGTGTTTTGACAATTTATCTGTTTTGCATATTGATGCGCATGCAGATTTACGTAAAGAATACGAAGGTTCTTCTTGCAATCACGCTTGTGCGGTTTATGAAGCAAATCAAACTACAAATTTGGTGCAAGTTGGAATTAGAAGTATGGATATTTCTGAAAAAAGAGTAATGAATTTGGACAAAGTTTTTTTTGCACACGATATGGTGGTAAATGAAGATTGGATGGACGACGTGATCGACCAATTAACGAGTAATGTGTTTATTACGTTTGATTTAGACGCGTTAGATGCATCCTTAATGCCATCAACAGGAACTCCAGAACCTGGCGGATTGTTTTATTACGAAACCTTAGAGTTTTTAAAGAAAGTGTTTGAAGAAAAAAATGTGGTTGGTTTTGATATGGTTGAATTGTGTCCGAATGAAAATGAAAAATCTTCAGATTTTTTAGCTGCAAAATTGTATTATAAAATGTTGAGTTATAAATTTATGTCTAATGATGATACTTATGACACAGATGATTCAGTAAATTCTGATAATCCGTTTAGTAAATTATCAAAATTTAAAAATGATAACGATAATGATTTTTAG
- a CDS encoding arginine decarboxylase: protein MNTKYTDLIEQTFDFPQEEFRTENNNLFFHDIDLAKLVEQYGTPLKFTYLPKVSENIKRAQNWFQSSMKKYNYKGDYFYSYCTKSSHFKFILDEALTNNIHIETSSAFDLDIIKNLKAEGKIKDDTFIICNGFKRNEYIENIGELINSNHKNCIPIIDNYEELPLLQEQTAKKFKVGIRIASEEEPKFEFYTSRLGIGYKNIVSFYEREIADNPQVELKMLHFFINTGIRDNAYYWNELLKCISVYIRLKKACPTLDSLNIGGGFPIKNSLNFDYDYQYMIDEIINQINEACKNAEVDVPNIFTEFGSFTVGEAGGAIYEVLYQKKQNDRERWNMINSSFITTLPDSWAINKRFIMLPINKWNRQYERVLLGGLTCDSDDYYNSEQHVNAIYLPIYEKEKPLYIGFFNTGAYQESIGGFGGLQHCLIPHPKHLLINKDCKGNITTKVFKEQQKSKELLSILGYEN from the coding sequence ATGAACACTAAATACACAGATTTAATAGAACAAACTTTCGATTTTCCTCAAGAGGAATTTCGCACCGAAAACAACAACTTGTTTTTTCATGATATTGATTTAGCAAAGTTGGTTGAACAATATGGAACGCCTTTAAAATTCACATACCTACCAAAAGTATCTGAGAACATAAAAAGGGCTCAAAATTGGTTTCAATCTTCTATGAAAAAGTACAACTATAAAGGAGATTACTTTTATAGTTATTGTACTAAAAGTTCGCATTTTAAATTTATTCTAGACGAAGCTTTAACAAACAATATTCATATAGAAACTTCGTCTGCTTTTGATTTAGATATTATTAAAAATCTAAAAGCTGAAGGAAAAATAAAAGACGATACTTTTATCATTTGTAATGGCTTTAAACGAAATGAATACATAGAAAACATTGGAGAGTTGATAAATTCTAACCATAAAAATTGCATTCCGATTATTGATAATTATGAAGAACTTCCATTGCTTCAAGAACAAACAGCTAAAAAGTTTAAAGTCGGAATTAGAATTGCATCCGAAGAAGAACCAAAATTTGAATTCTACACAAGTAGATTGGGAATAGGTTATAAAAATATTGTATCATTTTACGAAAGAGAAATAGCTGATAATCCGCAGGTAGAACTTAAAATGTTACACTTTTTTATCAATACAGGAATTAGAGATAATGCATATTATTGGAACGAATTGTTAAAATGTATCAGCGTTTACATCAGATTAAAAAAGGCTTGTCCTACTTTAGATAGTTTAAATATTGGTGGCGGATTTCCAATTAAAAATTCGCTAAATTTTGATTATGATTATCAATATATGATTGATGAAATTATCAACCAAATAAACGAAGCGTGTAAAAATGCAGAAGTAGATGTGCCTAATATTTTTACAGAATTTGGTAGCTTTACTGTCGGCGAAGCTGGCGGAGCAATTTATGAAGTCTTGTATCAAAAGAAACAAAATGACAGAGAGCGTTGGAATATGATAAATTCATCATTTATTACAACATTGCCAGATTCTTGGGCAATTAATAAGCGGTTTATTATGTTGCCAATTAATAAATGGAACAGACAATATGAACGTGTTTTATTAGGTGGTTTAACCTGTGATAGCGATGATTATTACAATTCTGAACAACACGTAAATGCTATTTATTTGCCTATTTATGAAAAAGAAAAACCTTTGTATATTGGTTTTTTTAACACAGGCGCTTATCAAGAATCTATTGGTGGTTTTGGTGGTTTGCAACATTGTTTAATTCCGCACCCAAAACACCTATTAATAAACAAAGATTGTAAAGGAAACATTACAACCAAAGTATTTAAAGAACAACAAAAAAGTAAAGAATTATTATCAATATTAGGATATGAAAACTAG
- a CDS encoding acetyl-CoA C-acyltransferase gives MKEVVIVSVARTPIGSFMGSLSSIPAPKLGAVAIKGALDKINLNPELVEEVFMGNVVSAGLGQAPARQAAIFAGIPNTVPCTTVNKVCSSGMKSIMLAAQTIALGDAEIVVAGGMENMSMIPHYQHARNGSKFGPITMEDGMQKDGLVDAYEKVAMGVCADECATEYHFSREDQDAFAIESYHRSANAWKEGKYADEVVPVEIPQRRGEPIIFSEDEEYKNVKMEKIPALRAAFSKEGTVTAANASTINDGGAALVLMSAEKAKELHLTPLAKIKGYADAAHEPKWFTTAPAKALPKALAKAGIEINDVDYFELNEAFAVVGLANMKILGLSSDKVNVNGGAVSLGHPLGVSGARIIIALTSVLKQNNAKIGAAAICNGGGGASAMVIESI, from the coding sequence ATGAAAGAAGTAGTAATTGTATCGGTAGCAAGAACTCCAATTGGTAGTTTTATGGGAAGTTTATCTTCTATTCCTGCTCCAAAATTAGGTGCTGTTGCCATAAAAGGTGCTTTAGATAAAATCAATTTAAATCCAGAATTGGTAGAAGAAGTATTTATGGGAAATGTTGTTTCTGCCGGATTAGGTCAAGCTCCAGCGAGGCAAGCAGCCATTTTTGCAGGAATTCCAAACACAGTTCCTTGTACAACCGTTAACAAAGTGTGTTCTTCTGGAATGAAATCTATAATGTTGGCAGCTCAAACTATTGCTTTGGGTGATGCAGAAATTGTAGTCGCTGGTGGAATGGAAAACATGAGTATGATTCCACATTACCAACACGCAAGAAATGGTTCTAAATTTGGGCCAATTACTATGGAAGACGGAATGCAAAAAGATGGCTTGGTTGATGCTTACGAAAAAGTTGCAATGGGAGTTTGTGCTGATGAATGCGCAACAGAATATCATTTTTCTAGAGAAGATCAAGATGCTTTTGCGATAGAATCTTACCATCGTTCTGCAAATGCGTGGAAAGAAGGAAAATATGCAGATGAAGTTGTTCCTGTTGAAATTCCTCAACGTCGTGGAGAACCAATTATTTTTTCTGAAGATGAAGAATACAAAAACGTAAAAATGGAAAAAATTCCTGCTTTACGAGCAGCTTTTTCAAAAGAAGGAACAGTTACTGCCGCAAATGCATCTACAATAAATGATGGTGGAGCAGCGTTGGTTTTAATGTCGGCAGAAAAAGCAAAAGAATTACATCTTACTCCGCTTGCAAAAATTAAAGGCTATGCAGATGCAGCACACGAACCAAAATGGTTTACAACTGCGCCAGCAAAAGCATTGCCTAAAGCATTAGCAAAAGCGGGAATTGAAATAAATGATGTAGATTATTTTGAGTTAAACGAAGCATTTGCTGTTGTAGGTTTAGCAAATATGAAAATTTTGGGATTGTCTTCTGACAAAGTAAATGTAAATGGTGGAGCAGTTTCTTTGGGACATCCTTTAGGAGTTTCTGGAGCAAGAATTATTATTGCTTTAACTTCTGTTTTAAAGCAAAACAATGCAAAAATTGGTGCTGCGGCAATTTGTAACGGCGGCGGTGGCGCAAGCGCAATGGTCATTGAATCTATTTAA
- a CDS encoding carbon-nitrogen hydrolase family protein yields MIQNIENIELQFLTLDDYKALKKAMIEAYATMPDSYWRESQIKALIDKFPKGQVVIKINGELAGCALSIVVDYDSFDDKHTYEDITGKYTFDTHKEDGDVLYGIDVFIKAEYRGLRLGRRLYDYRKELAEKLNLRGIAFGGRIPNYHKFETTLSPKEYIEKVKRKEIHDPVLNFQISNDFHPTKILNGYLEGDEKSGEFAVLLEWDNIYYKKKSKKAATKKTVVRLGLIQWQMRLYKDLEELMQQAEYFVDAVSAYRSDFALFPEFFNAPLMADNNHLPESEAIRELAKYTPKIVQKFSELAITYNINIITGSMPELKGELLYNVGYICKRDGTTDRYEKLHVTPDEAKVWGMQGGNELKTFDTDCGKIGVLICYDSEFPELSRLLADEGMDILFIPFLTDTQNGYSRVRHCAQARAIENECYVAIAGSVGNLPKVNNMDIQYAQSMVFTPCDFSFPANGIKAEATTNTEMILIADVDLNLLKDLNQFGSVRNLKDRRTDIFEVKKLKK; encoded by the coding sequence ATGATTCAAAATATAGAAAACATAGAACTGCAATTTTTAACGCTTGATGATTATAAAGCGTTAAAAAAAGCAATGATTGAAGCGTATGCAACAATGCCAGATTCGTATTGGAGAGAATCTCAAATAAAAGCATTAATTGATAAATTTCCAAAAGGACAAGTGGTTATTAAAATTAATGGAGAATTGGCTGGTTGTGCTTTATCTATTGTGGTAGACTATGATAGTTTTGATGATAAACATACCTATGAAGATATTACAGGCAAATATACGTTTGATACACACAAAGAAGACGGCGATGTTTTATACGGAATTGATGTTTTTATAAAAGCAGAATACAGAGGTTTGCGTTTGGGAAGAAGGTTGTACGATTACAGAAAAGAGCTTGCAGAAAAATTAAATTTAAGAGGCATTGCTTTTGGAGGAAGAATTCCGAATTACCATAAATTTGAGACAACTTTATCACCCAAAGAATATATCGAAAAAGTAAAGCGCAAAGAAATTCACGATCCAGTTTTAAATTTTCAGATTTCAAACGATTTTCATCCAACAAAAATTTTAAATGGCTATTTAGAAGGTGATGAGAAATCGGGGGAATTTGCAGTTTTGCTAGAATGGGATAATATTTACTACAAGAAAAAATCTAAAAAAGCAGCGACTAAAAAAACGGTGGTTCGCTTAGGGTTAATTCAGTGGCAAATGCGTTTGTATAAAGATTTGGAGGAATTAATGCAACAAGCAGAATATTTTGTGGATGCTGTTTCTGCCTATCGTTCTGATTTTGCGTTGTTTCCAGAGTTTTTTAATGCGCCATTAATGGCTGATAATAATCATTTACCAGAATCTGAAGCGATAAGAGAATTGGCAAAATACACGCCAAAAATTGTACAGAAATTTTCTGAGTTGGCAATTACGTACAACATCAATATTATTACTGGAAGCATGCCAGAGCTTAAAGGAGAGTTGTTGTATAATGTGGGTTATATCTGCAAAAGAGACGGAACAACAGATCGTTATGAAAAACTACATGTAACTCCAGATGAAGCAAAAGTTTGGGGTATGCAAGGCGGAAATGAACTGAAAACTTTTGATACTGATTGTGGTAAAATTGGCGTGCTAATTTGTTACGATTCTGAGTTTCCTGAATTGAGTAGATTGTTGGCTGATGAAGGCATGGATATTTTATTTATTCCGTTTTTAACAGATACACAAAACGGTTATTCTAGAGTGCGTCATTGTGCGCAAGCTAGAGCCATAGAAAACGAATGTTATGTAGCCATTGCGGGTAGTGTTGGCAATTTGCCAAAAGTAAATAATATGGATATTCAGTATGCACAATCGATGGTTTTTACACCCTGTGATTTTTCGTTTCCAGCAAACGGAATTAAGGCGGAAGCAACCACAAATACTGAAATGATATTAATTGCTGATGTTGATTTAAATTTACTAAAAGATTTAAATCAGTTTGGTAGCGTACGAAATTTAAAAGATAGAAGAACAGATATCTTTGAAGTAAAAAAACTTAAAAAATAA
- a CDS encoding tetratricopeptide repeat protein: MKKQVLLVALGLFTVTAFSQKNELKAAEKAIKKQDFTGAVTAINSAEGLIANADAKLKSKFYFLKGQAFGGKKDFATAAKAYSDLFAFEKSIGKERYSDNAIPLLNALKDEVNKRAFALHDAKNYKEAGKAFYLRYTLDKKDTLYLANAAQLALQAEDLDNAYNYYNQLKDLGYTGVKKEYGAIDKESNKKILFNSKEEMNLMMKSGRYINNSITNTPSKRNDVLKNLVSILSKQKKFKEAIGLIQQLRKQEPGNLQLLLTEAFIYNDLNQPEKFAALMKEATEKDPTNPDLYFNIGIVNYNAKNIEEAEEYFTKAVAIKADYPKGNWMLANTLLLKDGDLVTKMNALPMSDVKNYEKYQAKRKKLFNKVLPILLKADKAERTATSVRMLIGVYEQLEMSDKASELRKVLDTLE; this comes from the coding sequence ATGAAAAAACAAGTATTATTAGTAGCGTTAGGGTTGTTTACAGTGACAGCTTTTTCGCAAAAAAATGAATTAAAAGCAGCAGAAAAAGCTATAAAAAAGCAAGATTTTACAGGTGCTGTTACAGCAATTAATTCAGCAGAAGGATTAATAGCAAATGCAGATGCTAAACTAAAATCTAAATTTTACTTTTTAAAAGGTCAAGCTTTTGGCGGTAAAAAAGATTTTGCTACGGCAGCAAAAGCATATAGTGATTTATTTGCTTTTGAAAAATCTATTGGTAAAGAACGTTATTCAGACAATGCTATTCCTTTATTAAATGCTTTAAAAGATGAAGTAAATAAAAGAGCGTTTGCACTTCATGACGCTAAAAATTATAAAGAAGCTGGAAAAGCATTTTATCTAAGATACACATTAGATAAAAAAGATACTTTGTATCTAGCTAATGCAGCTCAGTTAGCTTTACAGGCGGAAGATTTAGATAATGCTTATAACTACTATAATCAGCTAAAAGATTTAGGGTATACAGGTGTTAAAAAAGAGTATGGCGCAATTGATAAAGAATCAAATAAAAAAATTCTTTTTAATTCTAAAGAAGAAATGAATCTGATGATGAAATCTGGTAGATACATCAATAATTCCATTACAAATACACCATCAAAAAGAAATGATGTTTTAAAAAACTTAGTATCTATTTTATCAAAGCAAAAAAAGTTTAAAGAAGCAATTGGTTTAATACAACAATTACGTAAGCAAGAACCAGGTAATTTGCAATTATTATTAACAGAAGCATTTATTTATAACGATCTTAATCAACCTGAAAAGTTTGCAGCATTAATGAAAGAAGCTACAGAGAAAGATCCAACAAATCCAGATTTATATTTTAATATTGGAATTGTAAATTACAATGCTAAGAATATTGAAGAAGCTGAAGAATATTTTACGAAAGCCGTGGCAATTAAAGCAGATTATCCTAAAGGAAATTGGATGTTAGCAAACACGTTATTATTAAAAGACGGAGATTTAGTAACTAAAATGAATGCTTTACCAATGTCAGATGTAAAAAACTACGAAAAGTATCAAGCTAAACGTAAAAAATTATTTAATAAAGTTTTACCAATTTTGTTAAAAGCAGATAAAGCCGAAAGAACAGCAACAAGTGTTAGAATGCTTATAGGAGTTTATGAGCAATTAGAAATGTCTGATAAAGCTTCTGAATTAAGAAAAGTATTGGATACACTAGAGTAA
- a CDS encoding deoxyhypusine synthase family protein, which translates to MNKPITNFIEKYFLHFNAASLVDAAKGYETQLNQGSKMLVSLAGAMSTAELGKIFAEMIRQDKVHIISCTGANLEEDVMNLVAHSHYKRVPNYRDLTPQDEWDLLEKGLNRVTDTCIPEEEAFRRIQKHIVKIWKEAEANGERYLPHEYMYKLLLSGVLEEYYEIDIKNSWMYAAAEKNLPIIVPGWEDSTMGNIFASYVMKGELKASTMKSGIEYMTFLADWYTNNSANGIGFFQIGGGIAGDFPICVVPMLYQDMERPETPFWSYFCQISDSTTSYGSYSGAVPNEKITWGKLDIDTPKFIIESDATIVAPLIFAYLLEM; encoded by the coding sequence ATGAATAAACCAATTACAAATTTTATTGAAAAATATTTTTTGCATTTTAATGCGGCATCTTTGGTTGATGCGGCAAAAGGATATGAAACACAATTAAATCAAGGTTCTAAAATGTTAGTTTCTTTAGCAGGAGCGATGAGTACAGCAGAATTAGGAAAGATTTTTGCAGAAATGATTCGTCAAGATAAAGTACATATCATTTCTTGTACGGGTGCAAATTTAGAAGAAGATGTTATGAACTTGGTAGCACATTCTCATTATAAACGTGTTCCTAATTACAGAGATTTAACTCCGCAAGACGAGTGGGATTTATTAGAAAAAGGATTGAATAGAGTTACCGATACGTGCATTCCAGAAGAAGAAGCGTTTAGAAGAATTCAAAAGCATATTGTAAAAATTTGGAAAGAAGCAGAAGCAAATGGAGAACGTTATTTGCCACATGAATACATGTATAAATTGTTACTTTCTGGAGTTTTAGAAGAGTATTATGAAATCGATATTAAAAATTCTTGGATGTACGCAGCAGCAGAAAAGAACCTTCCAATTATTGTTCCTGGCTGGGAAGATTCCACGATGGGAAACATCTTTGCATCTTATGTAATGAAAGGAGAATTAAAAGCTTCTACCATGAAATCTGGAATTGAATACATGACATTTTTGGCAGATTGGTACACAAATAATTCAGCAAACGGAATTGGATTTTTTCAAATTGGTGGAGGAATTGCAGGAGATTTTCCAATCTGTGTAGTGCCAATGTTATATCAAGATATGGAAAGACCAGAAACGCCATTTTGGAGTTATTTCTGTCAGATTTCTGATTCAACTACAAGTTATGGTTCGTATTCTGGAGCAGTTCCGAACGAGAAAATTACTTGGGGAAAATTAGATATTGACACACCAAAATTTATTATAGAAAGTGATGCGACTATTGTTGCACCGTTAATTTTTGCTTATTTATTAGAAATGTAA
- a CDS encoding C40 family peptidase gives MYFGICNLSIVPLRIEASDESEMVSQVLFGEHFKVLEKRRNWSKIRIHFDSCEGFIDNKQFEEIEEETYLELSNSKATLSGELIDFITEENGSLSTISIGATLPFFSNKKTFIGAKEYSYEGAIINKKLEKEYILKTAFLFLNTPHFWGGKTPFGVDSSGFTQMVYKLCGYQLLRSAKEQATQGEVLSFIEESEPGDLAFFDDNEGIITHVGIIMKDNYIIHAHGKVRIDRLDHSGVYNVDLNKHTHKLRVIKKII, from the coding sequence ATGTATTTTGGCATTTGTAACTTAAGTATTGTTCCTTTAAGAATTGAGGCTTCAGATGAATCTGAAATGGTTTCTCAAGTCCTTTTTGGCGAGCATTTTAAAGTGTTAGAAAAAAGAAGAAACTGGAGCAAAATTCGAATTCATTTTGATTCTTGCGAAGGTTTTATTGACAATAAGCAGTTTGAAGAAATTGAAGAAGAAACGTACTTAGAATTGTCTAATTCTAAAGCAACTTTATCAGGTGAACTTATCGATTTTATCACCGAAGAAAATGGAAGTTTATCTACAATATCTATTGGAGCAACATTGCCTTTTTTTAGTAATAAAAAAACATTTATCGGCGCGAAAGAATATTCGTATGAAGGTGCTATTATCAATAAAAAATTAGAGAAAGAATATATTTTAAAAACAGCTTTCTTGTTTTTAAATACGCCACACTTTTGGGGAGGAAAAACACCTTTTGGAGTTGACAGTTCTGGTTTTACACAAATGGTTTATAAACTTTGCGGTTATCAATTATTACGAAGCGCAAAAGAACAAGCAACTCAAGGAGAAGTGCTAAGTTTTATCGAAGAAAGCGAACCTGGAGATTTGGCTTTTTTTGATGATAATGAAGGAATTATTACACATGTAGGGATTATCATGAAAGATAATTATATTATTCATGCGCACGGAAAAGTTAGAATAGACCGATTAGATCATAGCGGAGTTTACAACGTAGATTTGAATAAGCACACACACAAACTGAGAGTAATTAAAAAAATTATTTAA
- a CDS encoding HD family phosphohydrolase has protein sequence MSNFINKVYKNNAIVYKVLLFLIAVVSIVYLFPKGGQFKYDFSKGKPWQYDNLYATFDFSIQKSDEEINQEKQEITRNNKYYFEYSNETVLAVKTAFTTKINYIQTNDSIDHQQMLRLISIGNFVIDEVYKFGFLDEASQGKIFNENDIIYLRNNNVVKEVAYNKLLVYKEVLQLITKNIGKSPLSYSENELLNTLLEVLKPNVSFDAGFTQKALEESFKNISFTRGLVTSGELIILKGDIVEGRKLAVLNSLKKESESKVWTESNYLWIVCGYTILVSLALLMLLLFLKKSRLEIYKNNNKVTFIFFNVFLMILIQTLVIKYNSDYLYIVPLSILPIVLKAFFDARLGLFAHVLTVLLLGFIVPNSFEFIYLHIIAGMVTILTVSDLYKRAGLFISIGQITLIYMITYFAFSIIKEGNASQINWYYFMLFSANGLLSFLSLFFIYMYEKIFGLVSDVTLLELSNTNTKLLRELNEKAPGTFQHSMQVASLAEAAANEIGANSMLVRTGALYHDIGKMLNPMYFIENQSTGVNPHNDLSPRDSAYLIINHVIKGIELAKEHRLPDRIIDFIRTHHGTSLVYYFYKKEQELFPEETVDIKKFQYPGPIPFSKETAILMICDASEAAAKSIKNPTAQAIETLIDKIVEKQKSDNQFINSDITFREIEKIKKVVKKKLMNMYHLRIEYPD, from the coding sequence ATGAGTAATTTTATTAATAAAGTGTATAAAAACAATGCGATAGTTTATAAAGTATTGTTGTTTTTAATAGCTGTAGTTTCTATTGTGTATTTGTTTCCTAAAGGAGGGCAATTTAAATATGATTTTAGCAAAGGAAAACCTTGGCAATACGATAATTTATATGCAACTTTTGATTTTTCGATTCAAAAAAGCGATGAAGAAATCAATCAAGAAAAACAAGAAATTACCAGAAATAATAAATATTATTTTGAATACAGTAACGAAACGGTCTTAGCTGTTAAAACAGCATTTACAACTAAAATCAATTATATTCAAACGAATGACTCTATTGATCATCAACAAATGTTGAGATTGATATCAATAGGAAATTTTGTGATTGACGAGGTTTATAAATTTGGTTTTTTAGATGAAGCAAGTCAAGGAAAAATTTTTAATGAAAATGATATTATTTACCTGCGTAATAATAATGTTGTAAAAGAAGTTGCTTATAATAAGTTGCTGGTTTATAAAGAAGTATTGCAATTAATTACAAAAAATATTGGTAAATCTCCTTTAAGCTATTCAGAAAATGAATTGTTAAATACCTTATTAGAAGTGTTAAAACCAAATGTTAGTTTTGATGCTGGCTTTACACAAAAAGCGTTAGAAGAATCGTTTAAAAACATTTCATTTACAAGAGGTTTAGTAACATCTGGCGAACTAATTATTTTAAAAGGAGATATTGTAGAAGGACGAAAATTAGCTGTTTTAAACTCCTTAAAAAAAGAATCAGAATCTAAAGTTTGGACAGAATCAAATTATTTATGGATTGTCTGTGGCTATACAATTTTAGTATCCTTAGCTTTATTAATGTTGTTACTTTTCTTAAAAAAATCTCGATTAGAAATTTACAAAAACAATAATAAAGTAACATTTATCTTTTTTAATGTTTTCTTAATGATTTTAATACAAACGCTTGTTATTAAATACAATTCTGATTACTTATATATTGTTCCGTTAAGTATCTTACCAATCGTTTTAAAAGCCTTTTTTGATGCCAGATTAGGATTGTTTGCACACGTACTAACGGTGTTGTTGTTAGGTTTTATTGTGCCAAATAGTTTTGAGTTTATCTATTTGCATATTATTGCAGGAATGGTAACAATTTTAACGGTTTCTGATCTTTACAAAAGAGCAGGATTGTTTATTTCAATTGGACAAATTACCTTAATTTATATGATTACTTATTTTGCGTTTTCAATTATAAAAGAAGGAAATGCATCTCAAATTAATTGGTATTATTTTATGCTGTTTTCTGCAAACGGATTGTTATCATTTTTATCGTTGTTCTTTATTTATATGTATGAAAAAATCTTCGGATTGGTTTCTGATGTAACTTTATTAGAATTATCAAACACAAACACAAAATTACTGAGAGAATTAAACGAAAAAGCTCCAGGAACATTTCAACACTCAATGCAAGTTGCAAGTTTGGCTGAAGCTGCAGCAAATGAAATTGGAGCAAATTCGATGTTGGTAAGAACGGGTGCATTGTATCACGATATTGGTAAAATGTTAAATCCGATGTATTTTATTGAAAATCAATCTACAGGTGTTAATCCACATAATGATTTATCACCAAGAGACAGTGCCTATTTAATCATCAACCATGTGATAAAAGGAATTGAATTAGCAAAAGAGCATCGTTTACCAGACAGAATTATAGATTTTATAAGAACACATCACGGAACCAGTTTGGTGTATTATTTTTATAAAAAAGAGCAAGAATTGTTTCCTGAAGAAACCGTTGATATTAAAAAGTTTCAATATCCAGGTCCAATTCCCTTTTCAAAAGAAACCGCAATCTTAATGATTTGTGATGCTTCAGAAGCAGCTGCAAAGAGCATTAAAAATCCAACTGCACAAGCTATAGAAACATTAATAGATAAGATTGTAGAAAAACAAAAATCTGATAATCAATTTATTAATTCTGATATTACTTTTAGAGAAATAGAAAAGATAAAAAAAGTTGTAAAAAAGAAATTGATGAATATGTATCACTTGCGAATTGAATATCCAGATTAG